TGTTTAAGACTTAATGTGTtgaatatatctaccttaaactgcatgtgtactagattagtgctatgaagtaatacatttagactataaagtattgtgtttaatgcTTATAGGTAttaatatatttagatataaactattttttagatttgtgttatgaagtattaaatttatgctataaagtagggtatttaaggcttaaagtgttaattatatatttagagcAACAACTTGTTGAAAAATCACATCATTGTTTAATTCTTCTTCCTGATGCACACAATAATTGTTCGATCTTTAATTTATATGATAAGCTATGGCTCGTGCAAGCCTATCTACAAAAAGCTTAAGAATCAGAGGGAAAAAAGGTTTTGCATTttggaataaaaaatattgcaaTGAGAGCACAAGATGAAATCGAGTACAAACTGGTGAAATTCATTTGGTGGGAACCCGCAGCAGGGTGAGGGTGAGGGAGAGTGTGCAGTAGTAGTAGATGCAGCTTTTCAACATCTTCATCTGACCTTGCAACTAGTAGTAGAGGTTATTGAGCATGTTGATCGAGCTGTGCATTAGAGATCTATAAATAACATAGTGATAATGTTAGtttcttcatcatcaacaccacCACCTTCTTTACAGCTAAGGGGTGGTGGttcatcttcctcttcctccGCAAAGTGTAATTTAGATGAGGATGAGATAAGAGTGGAAGATGGTGTTGAGAAAATAAAAGATGATTAGATAAGAGTGGAAGataggaggaggagaagcttgGAAGACTAGGTCGTAGGAGGCGAAGAGCTTGAGAGTGAAGAAGAATTGGTTGGCAAACAGAGAGAGAAACAAATCTATGAGATATTATGCATTGATCGCATGCAGATTCGCAGGCTTCATTTCTCCTTTCGGCTCTGTTTCTCTCGTTTCCGCTCATTAGATCCCTCTTTCATAAGTTTCTCTCAGGGAACATCGGGAAGAAAGAGCAATGGAGTCACATTCACCAAGTTCTTCAGTAAGCTTTTTGCCAAGAAGGAGATGCATATCCTGATGGTTGGTCTTGATGCATCTGGTAAGACAACCATATTGTACAAGCTCAAGTTGGGATGTTGGTGGCCAGGACAAGATCCGTCCATGCACTATTTCCAGAACAAGCACGGTCTCATCTTTGTTGTTGATAGCAATGATAGAGATCGTATTGTGGAGGCAAGAGATGAATTGCACCTGATGTTGAATGGAGATGAGCTCCATGATGTTGTGCTGCTTATATTTGCTAACAAAAAAGATCTTCCAAATGCAATGAATGATGCTGGACTGCGCGGGTTTACCCATATTATTAAaaatccgacccgtctcacggattgagacccgtaaaacggtctcacacaagtttttgccttagaCGGATTGCTTCAAGTTTATGATTCAACCCAATGATTCTTTCAAGGAAAAgagccaaaacaaaaaaaataaataaataaaacaaaaagaacaaaagaaaaaaaaattccttttcaaaaaaaaaaaacaaaacaaaagaaaaaaaaaaagaatctagctacatttacttcaattttgattccgtaaaaagaattaaaatagcATTTAGGTTAAAATATTGTTAGTGGGTAGCTAATTATATTAGCTGATTTAATTAACCGTAATTGTTTGTAGAtaagtatttggtaaaattagctattAAGTTTAGTTGAAAGCATACAAAATCATTTTCGAGGacatgaatttattttttagtaataataataattattattattataattataataataataataatattaatatatgatcGGATCCTCGGGTCCAAACATTTTCAATTCACCAATAATAACAATTGGTAAAAATTCATCCTCGGATCCAATCTTTTCAATTCACAGACGTTTATAAAGTCAAAAACTTGTCTAAAATGGAATCATCTAAAAAATCGACTGTACAAATCcaataatttcaacaagaataaaataaaataaaaggtataagtttcaaaaaaaaaaaattttataagaaGTATATAAAGATGAGAGATTTTGTTTATCACGTATTAACttacattttcaaaatattatattatatattatagaaTCAAGACGAATCTTAATCTTATGATCTAATATTGACTTTTAAAcgatatatgatatatgttacatatttttttaatatataaattgaggTTCAAAGTATTTGGACGGATCAGTTGGAACAATGGAACATATGATTTAGCCTAATGATAGTATGCAATGAAAAGATTAAAGAGCCGTCAAAATAgggtaaatatatatgtatatatatatatatatatatatatatatatatatatatatattatacattgaCATTGAAGTTGTTACCTTTCATGGCCTTCAAAAGGTGTTCAATTCATACTTATATATTCAACGTCATCACACCTTTCTTATTTGGTAAGTAGGGACAGTGTTcgccattaaaattttttgaacaaatgattctttaaaaatataatcgtttttaaatgtaataattgaatcataaaCATGTGTCACATTTTAATTAGCAGCATTCATCTTGTAATAATTTGAATTGACATTTACATGTTTTACTAACATATTTAAGTATGGGAGAATGATGACCATTTTAGTCACTCAATTATACTAAAATAAGtgaaaattgtattttaattaagtCAATAGCATTCGATAGTAACTATGTTTTCTCTGTAAATTCATTTAAATACTCCTTAACGAATAACAATAATCTTAAAgctaatgttttcaaaatgattaatcaaagcaaagaaaatattagtaataaattaaagtggAACAAATGCAATGCTTTAAGTCAAGTAAATTTTATCTTCAAccaaatttgtacattttagtTAGTACACATTTGCAGGGGTGTGCATTGGGTTAATTGTTCGTTTAACCGAaccaaattaatcaaaatttctaAATCTTTAATCTTTAATCGAACCAAAATTTATATTACCGAATTAACTAAACTACATATATTTTTCAGTTAATTGGTTGTTTAACCAAATAACcggaatttttaattaaaattttaaatccttaaaattataaataaaaattaacatcaCCTATTACACCAatacatataaaaattattattgtttaatatttaggaattttatatatatatatatatatatatatatatatatatatatatatatatatatatataatggatcaAATGTGAAGAGTTGCTTAGGCGAAAAATAAGGTTAAATCTCAGTCATTGATGCAATCCAGATCAACCATCTAGAATGaagaatatttataaaaaaaaataaaaaaataaaaaacagcgacattatggtaattttgtgtaaatttatattcttttgtcttttggtgcatattttttccttcttttagtGCGCATTTGTCAttcttcgagtgcatatttttgtttcttctagagcacaatttttcttttcgagtgcacattgttgtgccttgtAGTGCACATTGTTGCCTTCCAGTCCAAATTGCTGTGACTTCTAGTGCACAATTTTGGACCAGTGCAAACTTCATGAACACATTATGTTTTAAGTTTTCATTCTTCTCATGCAAAGTTCGTcaatgatttgtgttgaagatcttGTATTGGTAAGAAATTAAAGACCAAGcaacacaaaaatttaatttgtaaatgccATTAAGGTAAGAAATTATACACATTATCTTTTGCCTTGGATGATtgaatttagtcttttcaataacgaaatttctaatgaaatttgtgagtTGAATAGATCAAAATGTATAAAGGATTTGTTAGTgtaattgcttcaataacatTGGACGCAGTTGAATAACTGTCATTTTGGGTATCATAGTTGTTTCGATTGcacatttttgtgtcttgtagTGCGCATTGTTGCCCtcgagtgcacattgttgtgtatAGGTTGTAAACGAATCGGATTGAGTGAAATATGTTACTATTCAATTCGAATTCGACTATTTTGAGAACTATTTGTATTCGTATTCGATAAATATtcgaatctaaaattttattcatattcGATTCGGCTACATTATTCGTATATATTCAATTtgactcgaatattcgaattcaaaATGCTT
This portion of the Ipomoea triloba cultivar NCNSP0323 chromosome 5, ASM357664v1 genome encodes:
- the LOC116020407 gene encoding ADP-ribosylation factor-like, whose protein sequence is MQIRRLHFSFRLCFSRFRSLDPSFISFSQGTSGRKSNGVTFTKFFSKLFAKKEMHILMVGLDASGKTTILYKLKLGCWWPGQDPSMHYFQNKHGLIFVVDSNDRDRIVEARDELHLMLNGDELHDVVLLIFANKKDLPNAMNDAGLRGFTHIIKNPTRLTD